One segment of Candidatus Methylacidiphilales bacterium DNA contains the following:
- a CDS encoding AraC family transcriptional regulator has product MRSQLLAVSHYHQRPGCHPSAHLFENGQQCFELITSGRGWVETDGEWKEATPGTLLWHIPGDRTIGRSDFNDPYSCLAVRFYDGEIRKRRVSRITRWEEMGEVRRFTQEVVQLHADESFDSQVLLRYIISRLHFQAELHMRSQKERGLPVELRRAMELVNLRHAEPLRLRELARAAGWSVPHLHDKFKEHLGLSPHQALIRRRIQAARELLAGTRQPIKSVAAN; this is encoded by the coding sequence ATGCGCTCACAACTGCTGGCCGTGTCGCATTATCATCAACGTCCCGGCTGCCATCCAAGCGCTCACCTGTTCGAAAATGGCCAGCAATGTTTTGAACTGATTACGTCTGGGCGAGGCTGGGTCGAGACGGATGGAGAATGGAAGGAGGCCACTCCAGGAACATTACTTTGGCATATACCGGGCGACCGCACAATTGGACGCAGCGATTTTAACGACCCGTACAGTTGCCTCGCGGTGAGATTTTATGACGGTGAGATCCGAAAACGGCGCGTTTCCCGCATTACGCGCTGGGAAGAGATGGGCGAGGTGCGGCGCTTTACCCAGGAAGTGGTGCAATTGCACGCGGACGAGTCCTTTGATTCCCAGGTGCTGCTGCGCTACATCATCAGTCGGCTGCATTTCCAGGCTGAACTCCACATGCGCAGTCAAAAGGAAAGGGGTCTGCCGGTGGAGCTGCGCCGCGCCATGGAGCTTGTCAATCTACGCCATGCCGAACCTCTTCGACTGCGGGAACTGGCCCGGGCTGCCGGATGGTCGGTGCCTCACTTGCACGATAAATTCAAGGAGCACCTCGGACTTTCTCCGCACCAAGCCTTGATTCGCCGCCGCATCCAGGCGGCGAGGGAACTTCTTGCCGGCACGCGCCAACCGATCAAAAGCGTTGCAGCCAATTGA
- a CDS encoding Gfo/Idh/MocA family oxidoreductase: MKKSTEVRFGFIGAGQIAYYAADAVKNHPHARLVAVQDLNEPRRKALREKHAVDADYATAEELLADKSVDAVYIATPNKFHAPLAIQALEADKHVILEKPFAMNITEAEKAVAAAKTAGRILNIGMNQRFPADSQKIKHLVETGALGEIYHAKAYWLRRSGIPKLGTWFGNKGLAGGGSLYDIGVHMLDLCLYTIGNFEPVSVVGATYTKFGNRGLGEGGWGISDRSDAAFDVDDFASAFIRFSNGATVTLDTSWACHQANGNRDNVEIFGTEAGATLRPARLFRAGTTAPATYEILDEINVPLKMPHQERFHNFINHLRGEEALCVTTEQALVVQKILDGIAESSRTAKEVRIH, encoded by the coding sequence ATGAAAAAATCCACGGAAGTTCGCTTTGGTTTTATTGGGGCGGGACAAATTGCCTATTACGCCGCGGACGCGGTCAAAAATCATCCCCACGCCAGACTGGTTGCAGTCCAGGATTTGAATGAACCCCGGCGGAAAGCCCTGCGCGAAAAGCATGCGGTAGATGCCGACTATGCCACAGCAGAGGAACTGCTTGCCGACAAGTCGGTGGATGCGGTCTATATCGCCACCCCGAACAAGTTCCACGCCCCGCTCGCCATCCAGGCCCTTGAGGCCGACAAACATGTCATCCTCGAAAAACCCTTTGCGATGAACATCACCGAAGCTGAAAAAGCCGTGGCCGCTGCGAAAACTGCAGGGCGAATTTTGAACATCGGAATGAATCAACGCTTTCCCGCCGACTCTCAAAAAATCAAGCACTTGGTTGAAACAGGCGCGCTCGGAGAAATTTATCACGCCAAGGCCTATTGGCTGCGCCGTTCCGGAATCCCGAAGCTCGGCACCTGGTTTGGAAACAAGGGACTGGCCGGCGGCGGATCGCTCTACGACATCGGCGTACACATGCTCGACCTTTGTCTTTATACGATTGGCAACTTCGAGCCGGTATCGGTCGTCGGCGCGACCTACACCAAATTTGGCAACCGGGGCCTGGGCGAAGGCGGCTGGGGCATATCGGACCGCTCCGACGCCGCCTTTGACGTGGACGATTTCGCCTCGGCTTTCATCCGCTTTTCCAATGGCGCCACCGTGACGTTGGATACATCATGGGCCTGCCACCAGGCGAATGGGAACCGCGATAACGTGGAAATCTTCGGCACCGAAGCCGGCGCAACGCTTCGGCCCGCCCGCCTTTTCAGGGCCGGCACGACAGCACCCGCCACCTATGAAATCCTTGACGAGATTAATGTTCCCTTGAAGATGCCGCATCAGGAACGGTTTCATAACTTCATCAATCACCTGCGGGGCGAGGAAGCTCTTTGCGTGACCACGGAACAGGCGCTGGTTGTGCAGAAGATCCTCGACGGCATTGCGGAATCCAGCCGGACCGCGAAAGAAGTCCGGATTCACTGA